The sequence below is a genomic window from Candidatus Omnitrophota bacterium.
CGGTCCAGCCATCAAAAAAACTGCCGGCAAAAGCCGCGGGAACAAAGCACAGAGCGGCTAAAACAACCGCTAACAATAAACCCGCATTCCTTATATTCATGATCCTCCCATTCAAGTAAATCCCCGCATTGTTCACAAATTTGCCGTATTCCAAAGCAGCCGCTTTAAACCGCTTCCATGGTTGACGGCGGTTTAGTGGCGATATTATAAGTGACGCTGACCACACCCGGGACTTCGGAGGTTATCCTGGCTGCCAATTTGTCCAGTGCATCGAAGCTCAAACGGGTAGGCCTGGCCTGGCGGGCGTCAATGCTATCCCAGCAGCGCACCTCGATCTGCAAGCCGAAATCCCTTTTGCCGTTGCGCATTCCGGGGATCCTGTCCTGATGTAAAATAGCCATATACTGGAAAGCCTTTATCGAAACCAGCTCTTCTTCCAGGATTGCGGTGGCTTTGCGCACTACCGCTATCCTCTCCGGATTCGCCTCTCCGATCACCCGCGCCGCTAAAGCCGGACCGGGAAAAGGCATCCGGTTATATATTGAAGCCGGGAGTCCCGCACCTTCGGCAACCTTCCTGACCCCGTCCTTACGCAGCTGGACCAGCGGCTCGATGATCTTGTAACCGAACGCCTTCTGGGTATCGATCCCTAATTGCTCAAACACATTATGCTGGCGCTTGATCCCGGCGACAGTCTCATCGATATCAGTGAGGATCGTGCCCTGCAAAAGGTATTTGGCCTGGCTTTTCTTGACCAGATTGCCAAAGACCTTCTTGTAAAAAGTCTGGGTGATCGCTTCCCTTTTCTCTTCGGGATCGGTTAATCCTTTAAGAGCGGCGAAAAAATCATCCTGGGCATCCACTATCTCGATATTAACGCCCAGTTTTTTGAAAACCTCGGCGATCTGCTGCGGCTCATTTTCGCGCATGATCCCGTTATCAATAAAATAAGTCTTAAGCCTGGGCCCCAGAGCCTTATGCCCGAGCATAGTAACAGCGGCTGAATCCACCCCTCCGGATAAAGCATTGATAGCCACACCGTCTCCCACGATCTTGGCTATATCCCCGCTTTTCTCGCTTATGAACGCCTGCGCATCCAATTCGCTTGCCTTGATCTCTTTGTCTGCTGACATG
It includes:
- a CDS encoding asparagine synthase-related protein, which gives rise to MSADKEIKASELDAQAFISEKSGDIAKIVGDGVAINALSGGVDSAAVTMLGHKALGPRLKTYFIDNGIMRENEPQQIAEVFKKLGVNIEIVDAQDDFFAALKGLTDPEEKREAITQTFYKKVFGNLVKKSQAKYLLQGTILTDIDETVAGIKRQHNVFEQLGIDTQKAFGYKIIEPLVQLRKDGVRKVAEGAGLPASIYNRMPFPGPALAARVIGEANPERIAVVRKATAILEEELVSIKAFQYMAILHQDRIPGMRNGKRDFGLQIEVRCWDSIDARQARPTRLSFDALDKLAARITSEVPGVVSVTYNIATKPPSTMEAV